From Sporosarcina sp. Te-1, the proteins below share one genomic window:
- a CDS encoding MFS transporter, translating into MENQRIFNKSFLFIFISNFLIFIGFEMLLPILPAYMVSLDASPFQVGLVTMLFTIGAVLIRPFVGYFLIDNKRKALAIGASAMLMIITLVYPSLNIIWMFLLLRFFHGTAWGVSTTVNSTIAVDSIPKSRLGEGLGYFSISTTVGAIIAQSLGIFIYGFYSFDIVIWSSVILSLLAFTALLFVKSPAPIKREKEPFRFFDMIFEKSAWFPALLTVISSLGFGAIITFLVVFGEQQNLDNIFLFFLVNATVSTLLRPYTGKWYDRKGPWSIIIVSAILGFLSLVVLSFSTNDFQLIISAILFGVGYGTVMPCLQTLAVQNVSEEKSGVANATFFSSFDVGVGVSAFILGILAEWISLEMIFRIVSFSFLVVAVLVYKDYLKKRNK; encoded by the coding sequence ATGGAAAATCAAAGAATATTTAACAAATCTTTTCTTTTCATTTTTATAAGCAACTTTTTAATTTTTATTGGGTTTGAAATGTTACTTCCTATTTTACCAGCTTATATGGTTAGCCTTGATGCGTCTCCCTTTCAAGTAGGTTTAGTGACCATGTTATTCACAATAGGCGCTGTATTAATCAGACCTTTCGTGGGATACTTTCTAATTGATAACAAACGGAAAGCTCTAGCCATCGGTGCAAGTGCAATGTTAATGATAATTACCCTTGTTTATCCTTCTCTTAACATTATATGGATGTTTCTATTGTTACGATTTTTTCATGGTACTGCATGGGGCGTATCAACAACAGTCAATAGTACAATAGCAGTCGACTCGATTCCTAAGTCACGCTTAGGAGAAGGATTAGGGTATTTCTCTATTTCAACAACAGTCGGGGCGATTATAGCGCAGAGTTTAGGTATCTTTATATATGGCTTTTATTCTTTTGACATTGTAATTTGGTCGTCAGTTATACTCAGCCTATTAGCGTTCACTGCGCTTTTATTCGTTAAATCGCCTGCACCAATAAAGAGAGAAAAAGAACCATTTCGTTTTTTTGATATGATTTTTGAAAAAAGCGCATGGTTCCCAGCATTACTGACAGTTATTTCATCACTCGGTTTTGGAGCGATTATTACGTTCTTAGTTGTTTTTGGAGAACAACAGAACTTGGATAATATTTTTCTGTTTTTCCTTGTTAATGCGACAGTCTCAACTTTGTTACGTCCATATACAGGGAAATGGTATGACAGAAAAGGACCTTGGTCTATCATCATTGTGTCAGCCATTTTAGGATTTTTATCTTTAGTTGTGTTGTCTTTTTCAACTAACGACTTTCAACTTATTATCTCGGCGATTTTATTTGGAGTAGGTTATGGAACCGTTATGCCATGTCTACAAACACTGGCGGTTCAAAATGTAAGTGAAGAAAAAAGTGGTGTAGCTAATGCAACCTTTTTTTCTAGTTTCGACGTCGGCGTCGGAGTTAGTGCATTCATATTAGGTATTTTAGCTGAATGGATTAGTTTGGAGATGATTTTTCGGATTGTAAGTTTTAGCTTTCTTGTTGTTGCTGTTTTAGTCTATAAGGATTATTTAAAAAAAAGAAATAAATAG
- the ehuA gene encoding ectoine/hydroxyectoine ABC transporter ATP-binding protein EhuA: MSAPIVQYKNVRKAFGDVEVLRGIDLDISPGEKVALIGPSGSGKTTIIRLLMTLEEPTSGMIEVEGENLWQMKKGNKTFPADEKHLRGIRGEIGMVFQHFNLFPHMTILENCMLAPTIVKKQDKANVRATALEMLEKVGLADKVDLYPSQLSGGQKQRVAMARALMMKPKVMLFDEVTSALDPELVGEVLEVIRGLAKSGEMAMILVTHEMDFALDIADRVLFLNEGVIEEEGHPEEILVNPRSERLQEFLSRFTSSR; this comes from the coding sequence ATGAGTGCACCAATTGTGCAATATAAAAATGTCAGGAAAGCATTCGGAGATGTGGAGGTGCTGCGGGGCATCGACCTCGATATCTCTCCAGGAGAAAAGGTGGCGTTAATCGGACCGAGCGGATCAGGGAAAACTACGATTATCCGATTGCTGATGACACTGGAAGAGCCCACTTCGGGTATGATCGAAGTGGAAGGCGAAAATCTATGGCAAATGAAGAAAGGAAACAAGACATTTCCTGCCGACGAAAAACATTTGCGAGGCATCCGAGGAGAAATCGGCATGGTATTTCAGCACTTCAACTTGTTCCCTCACATGACAATATTGGAAAATTGCATGCTTGCTCCGACAATCGTGAAAAAGCAGGATAAAGCCAATGTCCGTGCCACTGCTCTGGAAATGTTAGAAAAAGTCGGACTCGCTGATAAAGTGGATTTGTACCCGAGTCAATTGTCAGGCGGACAAAAACAGCGGGTCGCCATGGCGCGTGCGCTAATGATGAAGCCTAAAGTAATGCTGTTTGACGAAGTGACCTCCGCGTTGGATCCAGAACTTGTCGGAGAGGTGTTGGAAGTGATCCGCGGCCTGGCGAAATCCGGCGAAATGGCGATGATTCTCGTCACCCATGAGATGGATTTCGCGTTGGATATCGCTGATCGTGTCCTTTTTTTGAATGAAGGTGTGATTGAAGAAGAGGGGCATCCGGAAGAAATACTGGTCAATCCGAGAAGTGAACGCCTGCAGGAATTTTTGAGCCGGTTTACAAGTAGTAGATAA
- the ehuC gene encoding ectoine/hydroxyectoine ABC transporter permease subunit EhuC — MGSIADISLILLSGLKITLIVLLLSIIFSTLIALVAGLSRVSNYWLVRKFTGFYVEIFRGTSLIVQLFWFSYALPGLFNIHLGSDVWVAVLAISLNYGAYMSEIVRGAIQSVPAGQTEASIALNFTGFQRMRYIILPQAIRMMLPEYGNYIIQILKATSLVSLIGLTDLLYYGNIYRSTHLSEAPTVYLLILAVYFLLALPLILLTRKMEKVAKKGVVHG, encoded by the coding sequence ATGGGTTCCATAGCAGATATTTCGCTCATTCTTTTGAGCGGATTGAAGATCACATTGATCGTTCTATTACTATCGATCATCTTTTCTACTTTAATTGCTCTTGTTGCTGGATTGTCGAGAGTATCGAATTACTGGTTGGTCAGAAAATTCACCGGCTTTTATGTGGAAATTTTTCGAGGCACTTCCTTGATTGTTCAATTGTTCTGGTTTTCCTACGCGTTGCCTGGATTGTTCAACATTCATTTAGGAAGCGATGTATGGGTTGCCGTTTTAGCAATTTCTTTGAATTATGGCGCCTACATGTCTGAAATTGTTCGCGGAGCGATACAGTCTGTTCCTGCTGGGCAGACGGAAGCCTCGATTGCTTTGAATTTTACGGGCTTCCAACGGATGCGCTATATTATCTTGCCGCAAGCGATCAGGATGATGCTCCCTGAATATGGGAACTACATCATTCAAATACTAAAAGCAACATCGTTAGTATCTTTGATCGGTTTGACCGATCTATTGTATTACGGGAATATTTATCGAAGCACTCATTTGTCAGAAGCACCGACTGTCTATCTATTAATTTTAGCTGTATATTTCCTTCTGGCATTGCCGCTCATCCTGCTCACTAGGAAAATGGAAAAAGTCGCGAAGAAGGGAGTGGTACACGGATGA
- a CDS encoding ABC-F family ATP-binding cassette domain-containing protein — protein sequence MSQLIIENLTKTVGEKTLFNKISFTIESGEKIGLIGINGTGKSTLLSILAGLEPADEMIKDHPNKYSVAYLPQEPYVDPNQTVIETVFTSEAPIIKLNLDYEHAVASLAADPESSLNQERFARLQNEMDATSAWDLNTKARTILTKLGIDTFDKKMGELSGGQKKRVSLARVLIEPSDLLLLDEPTNHLDVQSIEWLQDYLKNESGAVLFITHDRYFLDAVSTCIFEIADKTLYSHKGNYADFLEAKSLRVEMAQSTDAKMRNRYRNELKWIRRGAKARSTKQKARIGRFEELEENVKKRETTVELDVSLKTSRLGKKVIEMEGVTKTYGQKEVIRDFSTILQTGDRIAIVGPNGAGKTTLLKLISGELTPDQGSIERGSTVKLAHFHQQIPIMDENKRIIEYIRETSNDIEDSDGVRVSATQMLERFLFPSSSHGTPIGKLSGGERKRLYLLKLLMEQPNVLLLDEPTNDLDIDTLSVLETYIDTFPGVVLTVSHDRFFLDRTSSKLWALDGLGQIEILFGLYTDYLNEKLAETKVRVVETKTEPAVEKPVERSAKKRMTYAEKREWETIEADIEKVEAEIETIEAEMVTSGSDYDTLQVLTGKLDELNAKYETLIERWTYLQEIAES from the coding sequence ATGAGTCAACTTATTATAGAGAATTTGACGAAAACAGTCGGGGAAAAAACGTTATTCAACAAAATATCTTTTACAATTGAAAGTGGAGAAAAAATTGGATTGATCGGGATCAATGGTACTGGTAAATCAACGTTGCTATCGATTTTAGCTGGCTTAGAGCCGGCGGATGAAATGATAAAAGACCATCCGAATAAATATTCGGTCGCCTACTTACCGCAAGAGCCCTACGTCGATCCGAACCAAACGGTTATCGAAACAGTTTTTACAAGCGAAGCGCCGATCATCAAACTCAATTTAGATTATGAGCATGCTGTAGCATCTCTTGCGGCCGACCCGGAGTCCTCTTTGAATCAGGAGCGTTTCGCTCGGCTACAGAATGAAATGGATGCCACATCTGCTTGGGATCTCAACACAAAAGCGAGAACCATATTAACAAAATTAGGCATAGACACATTCGATAAGAAGATGGGTGAACTATCGGGCGGGCAGAAAAAGAGGGTTTCCCTTGCAAGGGTGCTGATTGAACCGTCTGATCTCTTGTTGCTGGACGAGCCGACTAACCATTTGGATGTGCAATCCATTGAATGGCTACAAGACTATTTGAAGAACGAATCGGGTGCGGTGCTTTTTATTACTCATGACCGCTACTTTTTAGATGCTGTCTCGACTTGTATTTTTGAGATTGCGGACAAAACCCTTTACTCACATAAAGGGAACTATGCCGATTTTTTGGAAGCCAAATCACTGCGGGTGGAGATGGCACAGTCGACTGATGCAAAAATGCGGAATCGTTATCGCAATGAATTGAAATGGATTCGGAGGGGAGCAAAAGCCAGATCTACAAAACAAAAAGCCAGAATCGGACGATTTGAAGAGCTTGAAGAAAACGTGAAGAAGAGAGAGACGACAGTGGAATTGGATGTCTCCTTAAAAACGTCCCGCCTTGGCAAAAAAGTAATTGAGATGGAAGGAGTCACAAAAACGTACGGCCAAAAAGAGGTGATTAGAGATTTTTCAACCATTCTTCAGACAGGAGACCGGATTGCGATCGTTGGGCCGAATGGGGCGGGGAAAACGACATTATTGAAGTTGATTTCGGGCGAACTGACGCCGGATCAAGGGTCGATTGAAAGAGGTTCGACTGTCAAACTGGCTCATTTCCATCAACAAATTCCCATTATGGATGAGAACAAAAGAATTATTGAATATATAAGGGAAACATCTAACGACATAGAAGATTCCGATGGAGTGCGGGTTTCCGCTACTCAAATGTTGGAGCGTTTCCTGTTCCCATCCTCCAGTCATGGAACGCCGATCGGCAAACTTTCTGGTGGAGAGCGGAAACGTCTCTATCTATTGAAACTATTGATGGAACAGCCGAATGTTCTATTATTAGACGAGCCGACCAACGATCTGGATATCGATACGCTTTCTGTATTAGAAACATATATCGACACGTTTCCAGGAGTCGTCCTTACTGTTTCGCATGATCGATTCTTCTTGGACAGGACATCCTCTAAACTATGGGCATTGGATGGTTTGGGGCAGATCGAAATCCTATTTGGCCTGTACACAGATTATTTGAACGAAAAATTGGCGGAAACAAAAGTACGTGTGGTCGAAACGAAGACAGAACCGGCAGTGGAGAAACCTGTTGAACGGTCCGCAAAGAAACGAATGACGTATGCTGAGAAACGCGAGTGGGAAACAATAGAAGCGGATATCGAAAAAGTGGAAGCGGAAATTGAAACCATTGAAGCAGAAATGGTTACGTCGGGTTCGGATTATGATACATTGCAAGTGTTAACAGGGAAGTTAGATGAATTGAATGCCAAGTACGAAACGCTGATTGAACGTTGGACGTATTTACAAGAAATCGCTGAATCGTAA
- a CDS encoding thymidylate synthase: MKQYLDLCKHILTTGTVKEDRTGTGTISIFGYQMRYDLNEGFPLMTTKKTAFRLIASELLWFLKGDTNLRTLIQDRNPIWDEWGFEKWVKSDEYAGPDMSDFGRRIQQDENFAEIFEKEMAHYKERVLTDDQFAAAYGDLGPIYGKQWRSWTVGDQTIDQIKNLIKGLKNNPDSRRHLVSAWNPAEVDDMALPPCHTMFQFYVADGKLSCQLYQRSADVFLGVPYNIASYALLIHLIAHECGYGVGEFVHTIGDGHIYSNHVEQVKEQLTRTPRELPKLRLNAEGKSIFDLTYADIEIENYNPYPKIKAPIAV; encoded by the coding sequence ATGAAACAATATTTGGATTTATGCAAGCATATTTTAACGACAGGAACTGTAAAAGAAGATCGAACGGGTACCGGAACGATCAGTATTTTCGGTTATCAGATGCGTTATGATTTAAATGAAGGTTTTCCATTGATGACAACAAAAAAGACCGCGTTTCGCCTGATCGCCTCCGAACTATTGTGGTTTTTAAAGGGAGATACCAATTTACGTACGTTGATTCAAGACCGAAATCCGATTTGGGATGAATGGGGTTTTGAGAAGTGGGTAAAGAGTGATGAGTATGCTGGACCCGATATGAGTGATTTCGGCAGACGCATCCAACAGGATGAGAATTTTGCTGAGATTTTTGAAAAAGAAATGGCGCATTATAAGGAACGGGTACTGACGGATGACCAGTTTGCTGCTGCATATGGCGACCTAGGCCCGATTTATGGGAAACAGTGGCGCTCATGGACGGTTGGGGATCAGACGATCGATCAGATCAAAAATTTGATTAAAGGGTTAAAGAACAATCCGGATTCGAGGCGACATTTAGTCAGTGCATGGAATCCTGCAGAAGTTGACGACATGGCTCTTCCTCCATGCCATACGATGTTCCAATTCTATGTCGCGGATGGGAAGCTCTCCTGCCAACTGTATCAAAGGAGCGCCGATGTGTTTTTAGGCGTGCCATACAACATTGCGTCGTATGCGTTATTGATCCATCTTATCGCACATGAATGCGGGTACGGAGTAGGGGAATTTGTCCATACAATTGGCGACGGCCATATCTATTCCAACCATGTCGAACAGGTAAAGGAACAACTGACACGCACACCGAGAGAATTGCCGAAGCTTCGGTTGAATGCAGAAGGAAAGTCCATATTCGACTTGACGTATGCAGATATTGAAATCGAAAACTATAATCCATATCCGAAAATTAAAGCACCCATTGCGGTGTGA
- the ehuD gene encoding ectoine/hydroxyectoine ABC transporter permease subunit EhuD, producing the protein MTWSWDVFFHVIPLIFKGLWITLGLTIACYAFAMVFGFFWVFMSRIPWKPVNWLFRWIAEFIRSTPPLVQLFFIYYAWPAIPVIGVALNPFAAAILGLGLHFSTYTSEVYRSGIESVEKGQWEAATALNLSTKQKWLHIILPQAIPPTIPMLGNYLIIMFKEVPLASTIGVVAMLHIANDYGAQYYKFVEPLTVVALFFLLLSYPSAILIRKLERKYNRRFDKRTATL; encoded by the coding sequence ATGACTTGGAGTTGGGACGTGTTTTTTCATGTCATTCCCTTAATTTTCAAAGGGTTATGGATTACACTCGGTTTGACCATTGCCTGTTATGCGTTCGCTATGGTGTTTGGATTTTTCTGGGTGTTCATGAGTAGAATACCATGGAAACCTGTCAATTGGCTGTTTAGATGGATAGCTGAATTCATCCGTTCAACCCCGCCACTCGTTCAGCTTTTCTTCATTTATTACGCATGGCCTGCCATTCCGGTTATCGGTGTCGCATTGAATCCATTCGCTGCAGCCATTCTTGGCCTCGGTCTTCACTTCAGCACATACACTTCAGAAGTATACCGCTCAGGAATTGAAAGTGTGGAAAAAGGACAGTGGGAAGCTGCTACCGCGTTAAATTTATCGACGAAGCAAAAATGGCTGCATATCATTTTGCCGCAAGCGATTCCTCCCACGATTCCGATGCTTGGGAATTATCTAATCATCATGTTTAAGGAAGTTCCGTTGGCATCCACCATCGGGGTAGTCGCGATGCTGCATATCGCGAATGATTATGGAGCGCAATATTATAAATTTGTTGAACCGTTAACGGTCGTCGCTCTGTTTTTCCTTTTATTGAGCTATCCATCGGCAATTCTTATACGGAAGCTTGAAAGGAAATACAATCGCCGGTTCGATAAAAGGACGGCAACTTTATAG
- a CDS encoding YpjP family protein gives MKQYLQKLIMAAVAILTLGVISPSHEIWTNLNPKDDARESDQPSISQEIEFGLDDSYFQTEPSLTDTTDVAVLYASAKDLSYMKFGSKIGPVIQDEFDTVIFPKIEEVIQRTLETKGDLHKRRLAITETPSGNYAEKIFHVYDKDEEKDLIRFHVRTEKRPQDGFFYNFHYHTAEDDFIAHHSIGDIFWSKNTPPKWLS, from the coding sequence ATGAAACAATACCTACAAAAACTCATCATGGCAGCCGTAGCAATCCTGACATTAGGCGTCATATCGCCAAGCCATGAAATCTGGACCAACTTAAATCCAAAGGACGATGCACGGGAAAGCGATCAGCCATCGATCAGCCAAGAGATTGAGTTTGGGCTGGATGATAGCTATTTCCAGACCGAACCGTCACTAACCGATACGACGGACGTCGCCGTGTTGTATGCCTCTGCGAAAGACCTGTCCTATATGAAGTTCGGTTCTAAAATCGGTCCAGTGATCCAAGATGAATTCGACACAGTCATTTTCCCGAAAATTGAGGAAGTCATTCAAAGGACACTGGAAACCAAGGGTGATCTTCATAAAAGAAGGCTCGCCATTACCGAAACACCATCTGGAAACTATGCAGAAAAGATTTTTCACGTGTATGATAAAGATGAAGAAAAGGATTTGATCCGTTTCCATGTCCGTACCGAGAAACGGCCGCAAGACGGTTTCTTTTATAACTTTCATTATCATACAGCTGAAGATGATTTTATAGCGCACCATTCGATCGGAGATATTTTCTGGTCGAAGAATACCCCGCCGAAATGGTTGTCATAA
- a CDS encoding conserved virulence factor C family protein: MKIVTIEPTPSPNSMKIVLDSELPAGISHNYKKEDAATAPSPMDELLSIKGVKGIYHVLDFMAIERVANVAWETILASVRAVFNEESAETQETEMVADEHYGEVYVHVQTYKDIPLQVKVFDSESEQRFGLSDRFRQAMDQVQGAEVENYVLLRKWADYGIRYGDKKEIGETVVSEIEAAYPDERLADLIKQSKEHRTTQVISAKAKVSLEEFQVEQWEKRFQLLDQMPDPDVSDLPLLEAALADEKMSIRRLATVYLGMIEDEAVIPYVAKALKDKSWAVRRTAGDCMSDLGFEGFEPVAIEALKDKNKLVRWRAAMFLYETGTEKALSALREAENDPEFEVRLQIRMAIARIEEGEDAKGSIWKQMTEVRNS, from the coding sequence ATGAAAATAGTCACAATCGAGCCAACGCCGAGTCCGAATTCGATGAAGATTGTGTTGGATAGTGAACTGCCGGCTGGTATCAGCCATAATTATAAAAAAGAAGATGCGGCAACTGCTCCATCTCCAATGGATGAGTTGTTATCAATTAAGGGTGTAAAAGGGATTTATCATGTTTTAGACTTCATGGCAATTGAGCGTGTAGCGAATGTCGCTTGGGAAACGATCCTCGCTTCCGTGCGAGCCGTCTTCAATGAAGAAAGCGCAGAAACGCAAGAAACTGAGATGGTTGCAGATGAACATTACGGTGAAGTGTATGTACATGTCCAAACGTACAAGGATATCCCACTTCAAGTGAAAGTATTCGATAGCGAATCGGAGCAGCGATTTGGACTCAGCGATCGATTCAGACAGGCGATGGATCAAGTTCAGGGTGCCGAAGTGGAGAACTATGTTTTGCTTAGGAAATGGGCGGATTATGGTATTCGCTACGGAGATAAGAAGGAAATCGGAGAGACAGTTGTTTCTGAAATTGAAGCCGCGTATCCGGATGAGCGGTTGGCGGATCTCATCAAACAATCGAAAGAACACAGAACAACGCAGGTGATAAGCGCAAAAGCAAAAGTGTCATTAGAGGAATTCCAAGTCGAGCAGTGGGAGAAGCGCTTTCAACTTCTTGATCAAATGCCGGATCCCGATGTATCTGACTTACCGCTTCTCGAGGCTGCTTTGGCAGACGAAAAAATGTCCATCCGCCGATTGGCGACCGTCTACCTTGGGATGATAGAGGATGAAGCAGTCATCCCATATGTAGCAAAAGCTCTGAAAGATAAAAGTTGGGCAGTAAGGCGAACAGCAGGAGATTGCATGAGTGATCTCGGTTTTGAGGGATTCGAACCTGTGGCAATTGAAGCATTGAAAGATAAAAACAAATTAGTTCGCTGGCGTGCGGCGATGTTCCTTTATGAGACGGGCACGGAAAAGGCACTTTCAGCTTTGCGCGAAGCTGAAAATGATCCGGAATTTGAAGTGAGGCTTCAGATTAGGATGGCAATCGCTCGAATCGAGGAAGGGGAAGATGCAAAAGGATCTATCTGGAAACAGATGACGGAAGTTCGCAATAGTTAA
- a CDS encoding BrxA/BrxB family bacilliredoxin, whose translation MNAYDEYMKGIVKPMREELVQAGFSELTTADQVKETMDALDGTAMIVINSVCGCAAGLARPAVREALEQADHRPDYLLTVFAGQDKEATDVMRSFFPEVPPSSPSIAFWKDQKLAYFIPREQIENFEMEQIKEHISGVLDQICSE comes from the coding sequence ATGAACGCCTACGATGAATATATGAAGGGCATTGTGAAACCGATGCGTGAAGAGCTGGTTCAAGCCGGTTTTAGCGAATTGACGACAGCAGACCAAGTGAAGGAGACGATGGATGCGCTTGATGGAACAGCGATGATCGTAATCAATTCCGTTTGCGGCTGTGCAGCTGGATTGGCCCGGCCTGCTGTCAGGGAAGCTCTTGAACAAGCGGACCATCGACCGGACTATCTATTGACGGTGTTTGCCGGACAAGACAAGGAAGCAACCGATGTCATGCGGAGCTTTTTCCCAGAAGTCCCGCCAAGTTCGCCTTCCATCGCTTTTTGGAAGGATCAAAAACTTGCCTATTTTATTCCTCGCGAACAGATTGAGAACTTTGAGATGGAACAAATCAAGGAACATATCTCCGGAGTCCTCGATCAAATCTGCAGCGAGTGA
- the ehuB gene encoding ectoine/hydroxyectoine ABC transporter substrate-binding protein EhuB gives MKKIKGIVLAMGVVLLLAACGNGKSNSSAAEGDLLKSLQDKGVVKVGFANEKPYAYEEDGELKGGAVAIATAVFENLGIEKVDGHLSDFSQLIPGLGAEKFDVITAGMAITPDRCENVAFGEPEMQYGEGLIVKSGNPKDLRSYKDIAANPDIKVAVMSGATEKDFMLREGISEKQIMMVPDIPASFAAVESRRADATTGTEMTIKMALESANKDKLEFVDNFEQPEIEGVPSYGAAAFRIADDELREAYNAELKKLKEDGKIAELIEPYGFTEELNVVDLDLTTESICNGDNY, from the coding sequence GTGAAGAAAATCAAAGGTATCGTTTTAGCCATGGGAGTCGTATTATTGTTGGCTGCATGTGGGAATGGCAAATCCAATTCTTCTGCAGCTGAAGGGGATCTTCTCAAATCTCTGCAAGACAAAGGTGTCGTAAAAGTCGGTTTCGCCAATGAGAAGCCGTATGCATATGAAGAAGATGGGGAATTGAAAGGCGGAGCCGTAGCAATTGCAACGGCCGTTTTCGAGAACCTTGGCATAGAGAAAGTGGATGGGCATCTATCTGATTTTTCGCAACTGATCCCCGGATTAGGTGCTGAGAAATTTGATGTTATTACAGCAGGTATGGCCATAACTCCGGATCGTTGCGAAAATGTAGCATTCGGCGAACCGGAAATGCAATATGGAGAAGGACTTATCGTCAAGAGCGGCAATCCGAAAGATCTCCGAAGCTACAAAGACATTGCCGCGAATCCAGACATTAAAGTTGCCGTTATGAGTGGTGCAACAGAAAAGGATTTCATGCTGCGTGAGGGCATAAGTGAGAAACAAATTATGATGGTTCCAGATATTCCAGCCTCCTTTGCCGCCGTGGAGTCCAGGAGAGCAGACGCAACGACTGGCACGGAAATGACGATCAAGATGGCCTTGGAATCGGCTAACAAGGATAAATTGGAGTTTGTCGATAACTTCGAACAACCAGAGATTGAGGGGGTTCCAAGCTATGGAGCGGCCGCATTCCGAATTGCAGATGACGAGCTTCGTGAAGCGTATAATGCAGAGTTAAAGAAGTTGAAGGAAGACGGTAAAATTGCGGAATTGATCGAGCCATACGGTTTTACAGAAGAGTTGAACGTCGTTGATTTGGATTTGACTACAGAAAGCATCTGCAATGGTGATAACTATTGA
- a CDS encoding class I SAM-dependent methyltransferase has protein sequence MKTIITTAGRPDKETYQLAVAASDILGYPVIERRKRSVRKMQDTYSANVLVAGKDRYEYFVFGSEEPFFFHPNSAAFRLKRMLKGETDPLIEVSQLKPGDSFLDCTLGLASDSIIASYVTGISGLVEGVEADPSVAFITTKGLQAYKAKLPELSEAMRRIRVIHGNAIEHLKSQPDCSWDIVYVDTMFSAPIEESTNFASLRTAGMHSKMTEVWMEQALRVCRRRVVVKDHYDSDVFEEFRLNRVVRPNTKFHFGYADR, from the coding sequence GTGAAAACGATCATTACCACTGCCGGCAGGCCGGATAAAGAAACATATCAGTTAGCTGTAGCGGCAAGTGATATCCTTGGTTACCCGGTGATCGAACGAAGGAAACGATCGGTCCGTAAAATGCAAGACACGTATTCGGCGAACGTCCTGGTTGCGGGTAAAGACCGTTATGAGTATTTTGTTTTTGGATCGGAAGAGCCGTTTTTCTTTCATCCTAATTCCGCAGCGTTCCGCTTGAAGCGAATGTTGAAAGGGGAGACGGATCCTTTAATAGAAGTAAGTCAATTGAAGCCCGGAGACTCTTTTCTTGATTGTACGCTTGGACTGGCTTCGGATAGCATTATCGCTTCCTATGTAACGGGCATCAGCGGACTTGTCGAGGGAGTGGAAGCGGATCCTTCAGTGGCATTCATTACTACTAAAGGCCTTCAAGCGTACAAGGCTAAACTTCCCGAGCTATCTGAAGCAATGAGACGCATTCGAGTCATTCATGGAAATGCGATTGAGCATTTGAAGAGCCAACCCGATTGTTCATGGGATATTGTGTATGTTGATACGATGTTCAGTGCACCAATTGAAGAATCAACAAATTTTGCCTCTTTGCGAACGGCAGGCATGCACTCCAAAATGACAGAAGTTTGGATGGAGCAGGCGCTTCGTGTATGCCGTCGGCGGGTCGTTGTCAAAGACCACTATGATTCTGATGTGTTTGAGGAATTTCGTTTAAACCGGGTGGTCCGTCCCAACACGAAGTTTCATTTCGGGTATGCAGACAGATGA
- a CDS encoding DinB family protein, producing the protein MNQLVNDDLYETRNNLLKEIALLSAAQINNKPDPAKWSIAQVCHHLVLVEESSIKAVAWGLKETESTQRERQKIELILDRSKKIIAPKIVEPDEKPFKVQQIVDLLNSSRDKLMTFLSTVEDESILAKKSMKHPAFGELPLDQWIELLYLHEQRHIEQIKEMKLLLDTKH; encoded by the coding sequence ATGAATCAATTAGTAAATGACGATTTATATGAAACGAGAAACAACTTATTGAAGGAAATCGCATTATTAAGTGCCGCACAAATTAATAATAAACCAGATCCGGCTAAGTGGAGTATAGCACAAGTATGCCATCATTTAGTCTTAGTCGAAGAGTCATCTATTAAGGCGGTTGCATGGGGGCTCAAGGAGACTGAGAGTACTCAAAGAGAACGTCAAAAAATTGAACTAATTTTAGATAGATCGAAAAAAATTATAGCTCCAAAAATCGTTGAACCAGACGAAAAGCCGTTTAAAGTGCAACAAATAGTTGATTTGTTAAATAGTTCGAGAGATAAATTGATGACTTTTCTTAGTACAGTAGAGGATGAATCGATCTTGGCGAAAAAGTCAATGAAGCATCCCGCGTTTGGTGAATTGCCACTTGATCAATGGATTGAACTTTTATATTTGCACGAACAACGCCACATAGAACAAATTAAAGAGATGAAATTACTTTTAGATACAAAACACTGA